Part of the Spinacia oleracea cultivar Varoflay chromosome 5, BTI_SOV_V1, whole genome shotgun sequence genome, AGCCACAGTTGAGGATGAATTCAGAGACTGAATTACACTGTTAGCATGCAGTAGTTCCTCTGTTAAATTGATTTTGCTGTTATGTCTGGGAAAGTGAGTTGTATTCTTCACCATTGATTCATCGGCTTTTGGAGAAGATGGGAACACGATttgctcatcatcatcattatcatcatcatcatcatttccTTCTTTAAGAGAAGATATTGCAGGCTGAAACTCAAGGTCTTTCACCCAATCATCAACCCTCTTTAAAGAAGATGACTCCCCTGAGAAAGCAACCCACTGATTCTGAGGCCATAACCCAGAAAATCTACCTTCTAATCCATTATTATTGTCTTCTTCATGACTACTCTTGTTGTAACTACTGCATTGTTCAGAAAGTGAACCTGTTGATTCCACTTTCTTAAGCTGCTTAACTCGAGTTGGTTCCATTGTATCAGATGAGTACCCACCTTGCTGGTTAACAGAAGCAAGAAGAAGGGATGATACTCTTGTTTTAGAAGCAATTTCTGGTTTCTGCAAGTTTCTATGGCTCCAAAGGAAGAGCTTCCACCATAGTTTCTTGCTCCTCGAAGGAAGGATTTGGCTGTAAGAGTGCTTCTTTAACATTACTTTGTCTGCACTTCGGTGGGTAAGTGCTGATGAGTGACTGCAACAAAGAGACCTTGCTTCATTTTCATTTGTGTTTGATAGTTCTTGTAATTGCTTAAATGACTGGGTTGTTTTGAGGACTTCCCTTGACTCGAGATTCGAGCAAGAACGTGAAAGCCTCGGTGAAGCCCATTTTTCTTCCCTTGTCATACCCGGGTCACTGACATGCCCGTTTCGGGCCGTGTCAATAATCTCCTCATTCTTATTAGCATCATCATCTTCCTCAGCAGCACATGGACTACTTCCAATACTCCGTACATTCCATGCACTAAATGTACAAATTGGTagaaatatgcaattatattaACACTGATATCCGAAGTCCTACTCAGTAAAAGTAGGCAGCCTCAACAATGGCAAAAGAAGGTATTACCACACCGGTTTTCTGGAGATGTAATGAATCTTTTCCACCAAAATCGAAATTGGCAATAAATCAAAGAGAAATGCTATAACGGATTTGAATTGGGACCAAGACactgaaaaggaaaaaaaaagaaaagagtgaTGAATCTTGATGGTGTCAGTTTATAACCGGTGCACTATTTTGGCTACCCGGTGTATTTAATGTGCAGAGAATGGACTCGAAATCTGTTCCGGTGATACGTGGAGTAACTCCACCAATCTTATATTTCAGTCAATCTCTCTCTATTTCTCCAATGTGGGATAATTAGTCCAATTCTCACATGTGGATTATACCCTTAACAATCAGGgttaaacttttaaattttaaCTGTTATAGAATAGGGAAAATGTGATAATTGTTATTGAGACATGATGCATGTCAGTTGTCAAGAAAATAGCAGATGGATTTGCTCTTGTTTTTGGATGCTTCAGATTTTTGAGCCAGTATTTTAACCATAGTGGCATTGTGGACCCGACAACACATACCTCGCCATAGGAGCTTGAGCGATTCCACGATATACATGATATTTCATGGAAAGATAAATTATGCAGTCACTGAATAAAATCCATACACGACATATGTTACTCGTACACGAAAGACATGGTCTTTCGTACATGGCCCCGAATACCTTGGGATTCTAGTGAGCGCTCTAGTAAGACATACACACAGTCTTTCATAGAAGGAGGTTATCCCTTCACACTCACGTAGGTGTTCCAATCGAACATTAAGAACATTTAAGCTCATCCTTCCCTCTATACAACTCACCGGTCATCTCACGACACCACTAACTTGAATGGCCTATGTCTGTGAGGCTAGTTATATAGTTCTTCTCATGACACCATTAACTCGAATGACTTCGGACTATGTAGTTAAGCATgaacaaatgtatctacaaGGGCATCTCATGACATCACTTAGGCAAGTGACCTCGGTCTATGAGGCTAGATACAAGAAAATCAACCAGAACATCTCATGACATCACTAACACGAGTGACCTCGTTCTATGAGGCTATCATACATATCAATGCTCATACCAACCATCTCACGACCAGTCCAACTGGAAAGCCAACCAGGTCTATGAAGCTAACACGTTAAACAATGTATCCATCATAACTTCTCAAGACACCATCCAATCAAGAGGCCTAGGTCTGTGAGGCTAAGCATAGATAGAGCCTTAATCTCTAGCTCGTTATCATCCCCTAAGGATGGATCAACACATGGATTTTAAAACCACTCCCCTCAGCGCGTAAAGCAAGAATCATGCTTCATTCTTTATATAAGGTTCTGAATAAGTATTTTCTCACATATTCCAATTGTGTATCATATTCACAAGAAATGTTTCATTAACTCATGTCTCACACACGAATGTGTCTTAGATTGTCACCAAACACATAGATCTTGGAAAAACACACATATAAACTTGTGAATCAAAACGTAGATAAGTGGAGATCGCATTACCCCCACAATGAACCATCTTCTTTCAGATGTTGCGATCAATTATCTTCATGAAATATAAGATCCAATGCAATGAACTCAACTTAATAGTGGATACATATAGTAAAACACACTTCTGCTATGCATCTTTACAAAACATTACACTACCACCTAGTGAAAAATAAATTCACTAGTAGTGTTGTGAGAGTACCAGCAAACACTGCAAAGCAACATCAAGTCAAGAGAAATTATCACCACAAATAgacataaaaataaattagcATATTATTATTAGAGTAATTTCTCAATAACTATCAACAATAATATACTAGAACCACAATAAGTCTATACTGGCTATCTAACATGATAATTAAACCGGTCCGGTCCGGATTTTGGACCGATTTTTCCGGTCCAGTCCGGTCCAAGCTTAATCGTTCATGTCTTCGGGTCTTGAGTTATTAAATTTCGATCTTCCGTCCGGTCTGGGTCGGCCCGATCCGGTCCAAGTTTTgaccgatgaacacccctaGTGGCGCTATCTGAGGTGACATCCGCTAACATTCATGGAACAGGTCCCGTAACACCTCACGTACCGGTCAAAAATCTCTTGTCATCCCTCAATCAAGAAAACACAACACAAAAAAGAAAACATCCTGACACATCGATAAGATACGAAACACGTAAACACACTCCTTACTTACCGTTTAGTTATCTCTTAACTACATTCAGTAGTCTTACTTAAACATCGGAGGGGGATTCTCGAACCACCCCACGACTTGttaatccattctgttgtgcagatCCCAACCAGATATCCCAACGAAAACTCATAATTTCACATTCATCTGTTGTCACTCCACACCCGgaaaaatttgtaaatttttaGGTTGAAAACGGATTAAGATAACCCTTTACATTTGTTTGGTTTAGAGTTTATAGTAGCCGTTACCGTCATAAGGGTAATTTATTCCCCTACTTTGTTACTGCTCTAAATCCCACGGTAACAATTACTGTTTCCCTCAACGACAACTGCACCGCCTCCTTCTTTTCCCTCTCCTTCCCCTCTCTCCTTTGAGCTTTACTCCCATATTCGATTGAATCTCACAAGATTCAGACGTTTCTGTAAGTTTTCTACTTGTATTTTTTATACATTTTCCTGAAATTTTCTTTCAATCGTGCAATAAGATCCTTGCGAATTATTGTTTAATTTTCGAATTTAATCAACCATAATTTTTAATTAGGCTGTTGTGCTTCAAATATGCTCTATTTTCATCTGTATTTTTCTGGTCATTGCTTATTATTGGTATTTTCGTTGATAATTGTTCATATGTTGTTGAATGTTAATGAAATTACACTTATTTTTTTAGGTTGTTCGAATTTTTCTACATTGTCTGCCACATGTTCGATGAAATGCTCAAAAGAGTTTGATAAATAAATTGAAGTTGTAGTTAATAGTGTTCTTCGTCTCTAGCAGTGAGAAAATCCCTTAGAGACCGAGGATAGAATTGAGATAAATGAGTTGGATTTAAGGCATTTGGTGTCAATGCAGAGCAGCAGAGTAGCTGCCTTGTTGTTCATGTTCATATATCTGCTACGGTTAGGCTTCCACTCGACGTTGTGGCCGACCACTACTTTTTTACCTTTTTTTAGTTGTGGGGGATAATGTTTGGGTTATCCATTGTGTGATTGAGCCTGTATTGTTGGTTACCATGTTTTCTATAGATTTCCCTGATAAATTAACGTGGTATATGGTAGTGTTCGTGTCATTATTGTTAAGAAAGGAAGAAGTGTAAGGGGAAGATGGGAATTTGAATTTTCTTCCCTTGTTTGAGATAAATTCCATGATGCTTGATTGTTTGTATAGAAAGCTTAACCAGAACATTTGGAAGTATATGTGATAATATCATAATAGTAATAGTTAATATTACCCTTTCCCTTTCTTATTTGTTTCCATTCCACTCCCTTTCTAACATTCATACCAAACATGCACATAATTGCGACCTCGATGAACAATTTTGGCTGTTGTGGATATCAGCTGGGTCCTCCTTATTGATTACTCTCCTTAGCCTTCGGGCTATCGGGTTAGTTGTTTCTAGAGATGCTCCTAGCAAGGACATGAAAGGAATTATGATTCTCAGTCTATCACGTAATTGCTTATTCATATGAACCTATTTTGTGGGACTGTGTCCATTCCTTGGGATGGTGTTGGCCATACTCCCTTAATTTCTTAATCTAGGAGTGTTTAAACTTTTAacccgaaaatcaaatattttctAAAAGACAATAAATAGTAGACTCAACTGCAGGTAGAATAGTTTACTGATTACTATGAAGTGTAGGATATGTGTCCAAAAGTGGGGATTGTTCCGGGACACTGAATTAGCATAACTGATGTATTCTCATATTACGATTTTATGGTTCTGACAAATGGTAGGCTGGTTAGTGGAGGCTAGAGTACAGCATCTGGTTCATTGTATATACGGTTTTGGTGTCGTTGCCGTACAGATCTTCACTGCCATTTGATATTTCAAAATAAACTCTACAGCTGCAGTGATGGCTCTGTAAAACTCAGCTCTTGTATGTGGCACTAGTGGTTCCATTTCTCATTGCTCCAACTGTAACCTACTTCTACTGATGTTGCAGTTTCTGTCACTTGTAATTAAGGAAAATGTTTTGTTACTTTTATGGTGGGGGAGAAGATTGGTGCTGATACCGTGATAGTATATGAAAGATTCAGATACATGGAGGTTAGGTAGAAATAGTAATATAGCAGTGTAATGATGAAGGTATTCTTCCAATCTTCCCCCTTCTTTTGGGGATGCATACTGCCTGGCAGGGGGAGGCGGGTGAAACTTTTAGCTAACGATTGACCTTAGTTTAAAAAAGCGCGCCCAAGGCGCGCCTAGGCGCAAGGCTCACCTAGGCTCAGCCTTCGGCGCCTTGAGCTCTCCAGGCTCACTGATGTCAACCAGGCGCGCGCCTTCGTGCGCCTTTGTGCGCCTTAGGTAAGGCGCAAGGCGCAGCGCCTTGTGCGCCTTCAGTCTTTAGGCGTAATAAGATGACGTGGATCTTttatttaccttttttttttcttttttaatgatATAAACACACCCCATGTGACCTATCAACAGTCATATCTCTACAACCTTAGCTTTTTGGGTAGTGGAAGTAGCATAATATgagttaattttcatatttccaGCTTGTAATTACTATGGAAGGTTCTAATTTTGGCACTCCATCGACGGGATCACGCAATGTTTGTGAACCGGCAAGAAAATATGGCACTCCAATAGAAATATGTTGTTTTGAGTATAAataatgttaatttttttctttaccGAACTTTCAGGTTTATTAGAAAATTATGTGCGCCTTGTATCCAAAAGGCGCGCGCCTGAGCCTTGCGCCTTGCGCCTAGGCTCCATGGCCCTTGTGCGCCTTAGTGCGCCTTGCGCCTTTTTAAACTAAGCGATTGACACATTTTTTTGTTTGGATCTATTCCATTCTTGGCCCGATGTTGGCCGTACACCGGCCCCTAAGGCTTACTTAAACTAGTGGTGTGTAAACCCCAAAACCTGAACGGCGGGCGAAACTTTTAGCTAACGATTGACACATTTTTTTGTTTGGATCTATTCCATTCTTGGCCCGATGTTGGCCGTACACCGGCCCCTAAGGCTAACTTAATCTAGTGGTGTGTAAACCCCAAAACCTGAACTTTCCAAGTGTGTGCTAGTGGATTATCAGCCATCCTTGAATAATTTTCATTACAATGTTGAACGTGTGGCTGAGAGTAAAGATTGTTTTTGACAGTAAAGTTGCAGAAGTGGTGCAGTTTCCTATTACGATTCAGCAGCTATGGGCCTGTGGCTGACTGGTCATGGTGGTTGGGTACTGTTGGATCGTTGCAGGTGATACATTGTATGATTAACTTTGCTATATTTGTCATTTAGATCTTAAGGTATAGTCAATAGTGGGAGGGGGGAGGGTGTTTCCGTGTTGGACACATCCTTCACCAAATGGAGTTGAATGTTTGAAAATGCTACTACTCTTATGATTTGTGTGTTAATGATGGATCGCTGGTAGGGGTTAGAGGGTATTGGACACATCCTTCGCTAAATTGAGTTGGGTATTCGGAAATGTCACTACTCCTATGAATTTTTCGGTGGATGATGGATTGCTGGTAGGTGGGTGAGGGCCGGAGGTGGTCAAGCTATTAGGAAGGGGAGGAAAGCAGTCATAGGCATTGAAGGGAAAATGAAAAGATAGAgtgtattttgatttttgtaaaaAAAGAATTTACGTAAACTTGAATCTAAAATGGAAGTTTTGAAAATGCCCGAGACCTGGAGTTCCATGATTCATGATTCATGATTCATCACACCTATCaaatgaacttgaaagcttTTTTTCCCCTTCATACTGCAGTTTGTTTAGTCAGTTTGTGTACAGAACTTCAGATAAAGCTAGGGGGAAATCTCcgagatactccctccgtatttatttaagagatacacttggctgggcacgggttttaagaagaagaattgaatgaaataaagtaataaaacaagtggagttgggtagatattttaataagtaaaacaagtggggaccataaATTTTAGAGAGTGGGAGGTGGGGTgtagttatgaaattatttgtttaatagagtggTGGGACATAAGATATAttaaatagattatttaattagatagtgggttgataagttactaaaaatagcaagtatatctcttaaataaatacggccggaaaagacaagtgtatctcttaaataaatacggagggagtatcaaatAAGAATTGCAATCATAGATTACTGACGGAGAGAGAGTAGCATAATTGAAGTGATGATGTAAAACAGAAGCATTTTTCTCGTGCCTTTTCTTATAATTGATGTAACATCTGCTCATACTTTACTCCAAGTTTAACTTCTTATCTCTGAAGAGGGAAAGCATCTGGTTAGTGAAAACTTTTTATGTATATTGTTtggttaattttattgttttgcACCTTGTCTCATTGGCTGACACTTTATAACAGACATCACTTGTCACTTTTACCTGATTCTGAGTATCTATGAATACAGCGCCATCACGCAACTAGCATCATCTTGGTACAAGGTAAAAACATTGCATAAATTTGGTGTTACAAGAGATTACATTGTACTAATTAGTGCGGATTAGGAGTAATCCATATGGGTGACCCCCAATACAAAGGCAAACTGGCATCATCTGGAAAACAAGGCAATGCATGAATGCATTTCTCCTCCAAATCAAAGACCCCAACATCATTACTGTTACAATAATCATCTGTAAAGTAAACACAATTCTTCTTACAACCAGGAAAATCTGAGGATGACAACGCcaacgacgcactctcacctACAAACACCACTCCATCACCCAAGCTTATCACCGGCTCCCAACAAACACGTCCAGGTTCATACTCACAAAACCTGTACACCTCGAACCCAACGGTCCTGTACAACTCACAGTACGTCCTGATATCAACTTCTGTTTCCAAACGTCGAGTCAACAGCAATAGTTCACCATTATACCATACCAAATACCGCAGATCACATGGTATCAAATTCACAGCTTGCCAAATGGTTACATCACAAACCCCACCAATACTAACTCGAAAACTCCCAACATCCCCAACACCATTAACAGCATAAAACAACCCTTGAGATTCACAGTAAATCACATCTTCAGCAGTAAAATTCGAAACTGGAACCCACACCCAGTGATCCTCAGAGGTTGTACAGAAAATCATTTCAGTTGTTTTACAAAGGAAGGAAGTGGTAATAGCGAAAGCAAACCCATTGGAAGGAGAAGAAAGAACGAGTTTCCGAATGAAATCATCCCTCATTTGCTTCAGTTCAAGAGGGTAAATTTGACCAGTTAGCTGATCTTGAACAAAGTATTCTCGACCAACATTTGAAAAATTAAAGGAGACAACTCCAGGAAGAGTAGAAAGTGGTGGTAGGTGCACTTTGGATTTGGTAACAGGATTTAGGCAGAACACCTCAGGTGTGCCAGAGGTTAGTATAAGATAGCCATGGGATGAACCGAGAATACGGCGAGGGTAGGATGATTCTGAAACAGAGAAGGTGTGGAGTTTGTTGCTGAGAATGTTGTAGAATGTTCGACGAGAGTCGTAGTGAGGGGTTATAGAGGTAGGAGGAGGGAGGAGAAGCCATGGAAGTTGACATGGGAGAGTGTAAGGTGGAGTAAAAGGAAGAGACTTTCTCCAGTTAAGGCAAACTGCTCTTAACCGGATGTAATCGGAGTAGATTGTCAGAGTTTCTGCAATTTTAACCAGGATGTCATCTGGGATTGCAGACCAATCTACTTGGATTTCTGTGTCTGACATTTCTttggaatttatttttttgttgagTTTGTACAGAGCTTAATGATGATCAAAGACTATTAGCCTTTATTCGTGGACTTGGATTAACCACGTACTCTTTTTTTTCCTCCCTGTAAAAAATGAAAGGCTTGTGAATACCGATTCAACTCAAAGAAACCAACCTAACTAGCATAAAATATGATCCACCCGACCCTTCAATAATATTTCAAGtaagttttatttaatttttattttgatgGGAAAAAACAATTTCAATAATAATCAGTCATGCGACATCTATAATGATAAAACATATATGTATATCACATATAAGAGAAAATACATGTCTTTCAATCAACAGTTACTATTCTACATCCTAACGGACAACTCGTACTCTACCGTTTCTAACTTCACGTGAGCAGTGCTTTTTGAGATTTTGCGTCTTTTCAAGTAGAGCTATTCGCAACCCGCGCACGAATTATTTTGATCGATGAGTTAatgataaaccctaaacccgAATGAATCCAGATTACCTTCCCAAGtattgaaaccctaaaattAAATTCTCATCAAGGGATGAGAATCAAAAACCTAGAAAATGTAGGGGAAACCCAAGAATAAATTGAAAACAACCTAATGATAAGTTGGGAATAAACCAACAGAAATGAAACAAAAAGACAGAACATGGAAAGAAAACAATGGGAAAATACGAAGAAGGGTAAAAAATATTCTAATTTCTTTTGAAAAATTAGACTATTTCAGACTATTTATAATCATCAAATAGGATCGTCTTAAAATTTTGATGGATAAAACCCTATTAAGTTAATTGATATTATGATTATGAGTTGTCCCTAGTCTAAGTCGTTAAATAGGACATAAACGACTAACTAAAAGATAAGTTTGTAAGTTGATTGATAACACCTAGCTTCATGGGCTACGGAGACATAAGGATGTCTAATAATTTACAtggatatatattatgaatatATATTGGATTGCCCTACCTAAAATCCTTTAAACGTGTTACTGAATTTTTGTGGTTAAACTATTTTAGTGAATTGACTCAATCCTTTAAGACTACAAATTTACAATAAATATAGTAGACAACGTGTACGTATAAGGCCGAACTCTCAGGGACCAAGCGTTTTCTACACCAGTTACAATTTACAATAAATATAGTTGACAATGTGTAAGTATGAGGCCGAACTCTCGGGGATCAAGCGTTTTCTATACCATCACACTTCAGTTCAAATAAACAATTGTTGATTGAGGGTTGTTTGCAAAACTTGTCAATGATTATACAAATGGGGTATCTATATTAAGGGATATATAGGGCTAGGGAGGGGGATTCCTCCTAGTATAACCATGACAAATGAAAGTATCTCTACTCCACTCATACATGAACCCAATGCGACTTACTAGTTAGTTTAGGGGGCATTGTGCACTACCGCAGACAATGCCCACCCGAGGGTCACAATGCATGCGACCGGATCAAAGAATCGAGATTGTgtttcctgaaggaaataattcttTTGGTCCAAgcatgcattcaatgctaagtctaataaatgcggttcagtattaattaattaaacaagttaataattcagtgagatcaagtgagctgaatgcctagctagaggctgcttcagttcgagtggaattaataatattaatccacagcttactcttgactaaacccgtagggtcacacaaatagtacgtgaacggatcaagtattaagtgaattaaatactctatttatgaatattcggaatcgacggatctcggttccagtgggagctgaaatcgtcaaaaggcaaaatatcaatactccggaaacgatgatattgctggaaacggaaatatggatcgtaacgaaaatataaatattatccaagtcgtagatgttgccggatacggaaacatggtacgtatcggaaaatattatcgaaaatagaaACATTGCCGGGATCggtaatattgccggaaacggaaatattaccggaatcggaaatattgtcggaatcggaaatattaaatatttgttcgaaacggaaataaattccggaatcggaaatattaaatattattcgaatcggaaatgaattccgaaatcggaaaacgaatcggaagcgcggcgcgaaacgatcgtcggacgagcttgttagacgcaaggcccagcactaAGCCAGGCCCGTGCCTAGCGAATCCCGCGCGCAGCAAGGCCAGTGAAGCCCGCGAtcagcgagcaaggcaaaggCCAGCCAGCcgcaagcgagcaaggcgaggcccagcagcagcgcccacgatgggccgcgtgctgctagcgcctgccttgggccgagccgcgtACCGACGCCCATGTGAgatgcgtgtgtgtgtgcaatgctacgtacgaccgattccttggtcgtttaggattgcttgattaaatcgttttcctaattccataagaattaaatgttttgtgtttgattaaacattaaattctaatggattaatttaactagaatcctgatagaattagttatttgaatcctagtggaaatctaagttCGATAtttcttccctataaatacgtggttcataatcacaatttatacacaacAATTAATATCTATTCATATAGTTAAGTTCAAGtacgaatttaataattttcctaaattagcaattaagctttcgaataaaacataataccttagagaatatcctagttggttgaatctaaggcggattcgaacgtgttgtggactatctacggaggggcgacatttggagtcctaaacttgttcttgttcggttcgggagcagctagggaaggcacgcgtcacatgtatgtatcctaaattatgctaattgcatgactatgtgacaattaatttggattcctggctttatggtttttccgcatgaaatatatgttttatatttgtcataacctgaCATTTCCTATTCCTTACCTAGGTTCCCGGTGCTCCGATGAAAACTAGATAAATAGAAATGAGGCTCAACACACACTATAGGCACACTCCTAAGGTGAACACGAAGAACGAGTGACTTTCCGTGTCAAAGGGCGCGTTTCCGGTGTGAACGGTTAACTATAGACCATGAATCACACTTTTCCTTGGGGTTTGGAACCAGGGAAAACGCAAGAAAGACCAGCCTAATTCCATCTAACATGCTCATAAATCCATCTCAAGCAAGGACATAATAACACAACAACTAACAAAGTCCAACATACACCAAGAaaaaagaaacgggctaagtgcggaaccttgatgcactccaatCGTAATGGGATATTCTTCGGTCTTACCAATTACACTAGTTTTCACACTCTTGctaactccctcatacatgtccttgatgatatcaatatatTTCCTCGGGATTCCTTTCCTACTTAATACCCACCAAAGAATTTCCCTTGGTACCTTATCATACGCCTTctccaaatcaatgaaaaccatATGTAAATCCTTCTTCTTATCTCGATAATTCTCCATTAGTTGCCTTATAAGATGAATGGCCTCCATAGTCGATCTCCCAAGAATAAATCCAAACTGGTGCTCCGAAATTTTCACATTTCTACTCAATCTTTGTTCATTAATCTGCACCCAAAGTTTTATAGTATGACTCATTAGTTTGATTCCTCGATAGTTGGCAAAATCTTGGACATCACCCTTATTCTTGTACAAGGGGATGATAGTACTTTTCCTCCACTCTAATGGCATCCTATTACTTTCCGAAATCTTGttgaaaagagttgttaaccatccaacccctctctctcccaagCATCTCCAGACTTTGATAGGTATACCATCGGGCCCCACTATCCTCTTGCGTCCCATCTTTTTCAGTGCCATTTCGACTTATCTCTTTTGAATTATTCGCATAAAGTCTAGGCTAACCATATCCCGAGGGATATTTGTATCCCCATT contains:
- the LOC110805340 gene encoding probable F-box protein At1g44080; translation: MSDTEIQVDWSAIPDDILVKIAETLTIYSDYIRLRAVCLNWRKSLPFTPPYTLPCQLPWLLLPPPTSITPHYDSRRTFYNILSNKLHTFSVSESSYPRRILGSSHGYLILTSGTPEVFCLNPVTKSKVHLPPLSTLPGVVSFNFSNVGREYFVQDQLTGQIYPLELKQMRDDFIRKLVLSSPSNGFAFAITTSFLCKTTEMIFCTTSEDHWVWVPVSNFTAEDVIYCESQGLFYAVNGVGDVGSFRVSIGGVCDVTIWQAVNLIPCDLRYLVWYNGELLLLTRRLETEVDIRTYCELYRTVGFEVYRFCEYEPGRVCWEPVISLGDGVVFVGESASLALSSSDFPGCKKNCVYFTDDYCNSNDVGVFDLEEKCIHALPCFPDDASLPLYWGSPIWITPNPH
- the LOC110779966 gene encoding uncharacterized protein, translating into MTREEKWASPRLSRSCSNLESREVLKTTQSFKQLQELSNTNENEARSLCCSHSSALTHRSADKVMLKKHSYSQILPSRSKKLWWKLFLWSHRNLQKPEIASKTRVSSLLLASVNQQGGYSSDTMEPTRVKQLKKVESTGSLSEQCSSYNKSSHEEDNNNGLEGRFSGLWPQNQWVAFSGESSSLKRVDDWVKDLEFQPAISSLKEGNDDDDDNDDDEQIVFPSSPKADESMVKNTTHFPRHNSKINLTEELLHANSVIQSLNSSSTVAHVSGMGLKVIPIISHFSSLRSINLSNNSIVQITQGSLPKGLHVLDLSRNKITTIEGLRELTRLRVLDLSYNRISRIGHGLPSCSLLKELYLAGNKISEVEGLHRLLKLTVLDLSFNKITTTKALGQLVANYNSLLALNILGNPILSNLSSDQLRRAVCGLLSKLAYLNKQPVNQQKAREVSMDIIAKSSSRSNSWNARRKSVKKTGQGGSMLSGSVRSSASVGQRTRNKAKRELNQQSRLKIRTTTTTS